In Rhopalosiphum padi isolate XX-2018 chromosome 3, ASM2088224v1, whole genome shotgun sequence, the genomic stretch ACTGTCTTTAAAAGTCTTTTCTTTGTTGTAAGCATCGACAATTTCTTGGGCCAAATGCCATTCCCAATGAGCGTCTTTGTACTTCATCATGTTTGACATAATAGAAGCTCCTAAATCTTCGAACATTTCATCCAATATCTTACAATATTTCCTAGAGATattgttcaatatatttttcttttgttgtactaatactgaaaaatatctaaaaaaaaataaagaaatgacaatgattaaagttttttaatttaaataagtgtaGGCGTATGGTATAGTTTATTATTCTCGAGTAAACTTTTAGTAGATTTATTACACAAATTTTACCTATCGCTTTATTagccattataatatttggaacATTAAAGGtatcaaaaattgtaatagATTTAATTCAATAGGTTAACTTATATTTtggtgaaaaataattatcgtaCGCTAAGGATTTTTATCACGTTTTAAACAACTATAGGTTTAAACATTATCTGTATGCAAAATAAACGTAAATCGTATACTTACTTTGGTAAGAAATATTGGGGATATTGATAtgacagtatatttatatacttagtcCCAGGTCGTTGTTGATGTAATTCATTCCAAAGAGTGGAAgatataaaactataacaacATTTTGTTGGTAATAAATCGATGGGCGAAATCGTTGAGACTTGCATCGCGGTTTCCAGATTATCAGTCCGTTTCTCTATCTAAAACGCAATTTTGgaattgtgtatatttatttgattttaaatcagACTATCGACTTAAATCAATGAAGGATAAGTGGGTTTAGCTGAGTCTGTAATTAATTCTTTAGATTATAaagtttagaataaaaaaaaaataatacttaatagaaaatatatttaattaacttatattgCCTTATAatgatgaattaatataatttttgatgaaaaaatattaggtaggtacctatctagtaacatattgttattataataatataattttttaaatgattccagttttttctttaaatgaaAATGTGTTTTGAccaaaaaattgtgtttaaaaaataataaaacttaagatGTTCTTATGAgacaaattatttcaaaaatgttaatagttatgttttatttatagttgttgtaatattataaaataattatattattattattattatatcaattttttaaaatatttagataaaaactaaaactaaaataaaatatctatgtattattTCCTATTATtgagtacaatttttattataaataatataaggctAGTTAATTACAGGTTAATAACATATAGGTTTTTATAGTATAGGActataggacataggtaataactatgtactattttaattgTGTTTGATAGGAACCTAAAACTATAGCTAATATAGTGATAGTATCTAAtgggtaaatataaaaaatttcttCAAGTTTTGAAACAAATCTGTTAGTCGCGGTTAGactgttttaagtttaaatctCCCCCTAAGTACCTCCCTAGTGACCTAGTAACGATAGAAAAATGGTTCAAATTGCTCATGTTTTACAAATTAACAATGACtcttaattacataatatatgatatatcattattttgagACATTTGTAATTGTTAATAGTTTTGCGCGAGAAAGATCACAAAAACTGTAGATACGATTTCACATAAGAATGTTgtgaacaatttaatttatacattttttttttatatctatgcatttgtgtttatattaaaacgatTCTTTCGTAGGCTCTATCGTAGATAATCCAGTCGGAAATCAGCTACATCCTAAATTGCGCGAAAAGTAAAgtatttctgttttatttttaagatattattgaaaaatcacGTGTAAAATAATAGCAACCAATAATTGTGTGAACTACTTTTAAATTGCCTAgtcttaaaatgtaattttatatttgcataagaaactaaacttaaatatatcattttaatgtcTTATTGCCCTGTATCAAACTTCAAATAACAGTGATCACCATCCAACATATATAGgcacctatgtcctatatattacatatatatatatatattatacatcaagtCTACTCTAGTTTACTTCTTTAGACTTCCGTTGTAAaccacttattttatttaaatctgacaaaaatatactaatattataggtGTTTAAGACGCAAATACATATTCTTACTTGACAAATCACAGATTTGATTTGCTTTTTCAAAATGGAAAGCAAgttgattttgttaaatatttggaGATCGCTCACGCCGATAGCTTTCAAGTCaacctatacataattatagttACACTTTTAAACATCGTACGGTTGTTGGTTTTACTACcgtgtaaacaataattataatttctcacCACAAGATATTCGAGTAACTTATTGATAAACGGATGGGAACACTTTCTGATTACACACGTATCCGCTTCAGCCACCATTTCTTGTTGGACGTCTTCGTACAGCGTTTTGTAGAAATCGTAAAATTCGTTTCTTAGACATATCGACTTCCTGCTTCTCAAAACGTTCCACACCTGTTTGGCGTCCGTCTCCTCACACATCGATTCTTGCTGGGCATCCGATTGCAGTTGTTCCACGCGCAAGTTATACGGCACCGGTGTAGCTATCGGCTTGCCGTTGCAATTTAGCCATTGTGTGTCCTTATCATCGCCCATTGAAATAGCAATGTATCCAAATATGCCACCGCCATTCGGTAAAGTGCGGATGGCTACGTAGGTCCGATTATCGGTAGACATCAAATTGTCAAATTCGGCAACGTCCATTTCCCGGTTTTCGGGTTCCTGGACATCTTCAATCTACGTAGAACATTGACATCATAATCTCTTATTAAttccattatcattattaaggCTGGGATTtgtaataagtaaatacatatttttactaaaacatgataaattaagtattgcaaatgataaattcatttcacgtgatttgcaataaaataaaacatattttattttacatatttcgtcataaatacatattttaacattatttgtaaaatttctgcatttttcttttacaaatttcgtaaattttgacaattttggcggtttagtaatattatacatttatacttcgataatagtactcgtaaaaattgtaagtgtagtgtataatgcatataggaaataagtatatgaaagtattagttaaatattaataacttgtttataatttatcttatttgtttctgttcgataactatacattaatatttaatgatcttagattatactttatactcaaCAATTATTAGGaaatttacgaattttcaacagtGTCAGTACTTGCGTTCGCGTGTTtgtgaaaatatctttattttttatagtttttaaattaaattgattagaaattaaaaacaattaattgtatattattcaaaaattatttagaattttattttaattttacacgttaacataattttaaattgttcttattacatatcttttattttatactacatattttgtccatttaaattacataatatatgtacatatttttggttttttattacatataaatcccaCCCCTAAtcattatatacaactatagtatagtagtaggtaagtaggtaatattattatattggataaGTAGATGTATTTCCAGTGTATTGTACCGCAGCTGTATTcacttttaatttcaataaatatatccGATAAATGTAACAAGCTAGCGGCCTATATCCATTAGTGGAATATCCAGGAGGAGCTGCACAGAGGCACCCGCTCCCCCCCCCGTCAATAGACTAcagaaaaaatttgaattagtctttttttatttatacgtatatatatgattttaaaaactaaataaatgccTATTTAAGAATCGACAGTTAGTGTTGAaactttattcatttattttatgttaatttaatacataatctactgaaaatataaataatgtgccccacttaaaattttttcttgatttgacgctgtaataatgtaatatatatatatatatatgtattgataatTGGGTAATAAATAGGATGTGAGGCGCTTTTTGCACATAATAcgacgtgtataatatgtaaaatatatattattgtgtttaaaaatcgaaaccataaaaatgaaaagtcTCGTGAAAAATGTAAGTCCgctcatataatatgtttacgcCTCTATATCATTATGTCCACGATATATAAtagaagtatataattttatactacacTATACTTCATCGTCATCTCCGTCTTCCAAGGTAGCGTTTTGATCCAACGCAGTCTTCAACCACTCGACGAGCTCGGTGTAAGACCGACAGGACGGCCTTTCATTGAATGGAGTCCGCAGTTTGTTGTTCTCGATGTCCATCAGCATTTGGCTTAGCGCCATATTCCGGATACGAGCCTCGTCTAGATCGTCGTGGAGATGTTCGAGGATCATAAATAACCATTCCTGCGTGTATaggtaatgcatttttaaattagtgatactgtgttagtataatatgtctataattataacactatattgcaatataaaatatttgattgttttgaatagtttattttaaagaatattatgtagcaataactataataaggtAGTTcagtaactatttattttattctcgtATTTACCCAGTGGCGTAGATGAGGGGGGCTATAGGTGTATGCCCCTCttggaatttttttattgatgatgtTTTAATCACAGTCATAGGCGCAAATAACGTTTGAGATTTGGGGGGGGGGCTGAAGCCCTAGCTATTGAATGAAGCATTTATGCAAGTAATCAAAACctaaaaaatgttctaatacaacatataagtatacgtatacggtatacctaaCAGGTATACCTGTCATTATAGTATACTACTATACTGTATACTCTATAACCCGCATAGgcgtataaaatatgatgtataaacgtataatagcCAAATAGTACATCAATATGAGCTACAAACCTGCAACCATAGACTCCGTAATAAGAATCCTTAGTATTCTTAGTTCTTAGTAGGTATTATGGTTTATGACTACAACTtacaatgtaatacaataataataaaaataatatcacgaCAAATAAAATTTGTGCATTTGcgaattatatatacttaaaacgaATTTTGCATCgttcactataataatactgataaaGCTTAAAAAAATGTGGGAAATGTTTGGGGGGCTTAGCCCCTAAAGCCCCCCCCCTTTTGCGCCTATGATCacagttataacttttatatgcaataaaaaaatatagtagtatttataaaataccccCCCTAGATTGAGCTCCAGCTATGCTACTGTATTTACACTATAATACCTAGTTAAACTAATAACCACTTCGATTTCAAATacggtatttttattattagaaaaacaatTCGATCTACctgtatgattattttttccTCCGATTCCCCAATACTGTTAAAAGCTTCCTCGAGGTGTGTTATGTACACCAGAAGATCCTGAGAAagaatattgaatttttcatCATCTACAAacgacatatttaaaaaattttattataaaaacaaatcacgagattaaaatttcaattatttttatttaaatttatcgttatctataattttagcTATGGTAACAAACTTACAATCAAGtcaaaattctatatttagCCATGTAAAGCCTACAATTCATCTTACAATGACTTTTTTCACCAACTACTGATAAATTcttcaaattgtataataaattataatgaataatacagGTACAATAGCCGATATGTCGATATGGAATACCATAACTTTGAGTAGATAAGTAGTAAATACCTATAtccttaatagttatttattatatatatctatataaaaaaaaacaggcctttttatgttccaattttgtgacgacactattttacatttatcaattttttttcgcaGTGATGTTCCAAATACTCTTCAGAGTGTCATCACAGCGCCCGATATTTTTGTCTAATGGGGAGGGAAGTTGTATTTAAAGATTACAAGTTTTTAGCGtgtcatttaattaaataaacaattttttccacAAAGTAATTCCAAATACTTCTACGACTAAATTACTCTCATTATTTCCAATTTCGTCTTTTTTGCCATTtcagttataaatatcataaattaagttaaataattataaaaaatagtacttatacattattatatgactGGGCTttgaatagtttaattataataaaaaaccaatttattacGAATCGGCTATTTAACACACGAGCGAAGTCGGGTTATTCAGCTAGTaacttgtatatataatatatgaggtgAATACGATTTTCTAAACTctcatataagatataaaaaatgaacCATATGTTACATTTACATAGTTTTTCAATGATTTTGTCCTGTAATGACAGCCGTGACATTCATAGTACCGAActactttagttttttttttatctaatgttatttttaaataacttttacatTGTGTCGTAGACCCTCaaatctataaactataataagcaACACTGAACGCGTAGatgatacaaattattaattatacctaagtttatacttattacaatttaaaattttaaaatttattgtctGGCGTGCACAATATTCTACCTAACTCGTAGATGTAGAAATATTTCACCAGACcaccgtaaatataatattaaattaaaaattatcgatAGTTATAGGttttaacaacaatttaataatagcaatataaaacatattttgtatacgcTGAcgtatcatttaattaaaatttaacacataatatctatattattacggTGACCCACTCAatatctactatacagcagaacgGTATCCGTTTGCACAtctcttatttattaaaatacactcGAAAagaaaaccattattattaacactgGAAGTGCTTCATCTTCATGACATCACACTCGCACGAGATGTGTTCTCTCGACGATGACGTTTTGTAGTAAAATAGATTGgaataattatgttttcatCAATTCGTAAACAGTATTACCTACTTAAAAGTTtgattacctaaatattatgatgttactaGATCGAAAGCACCGTAGATATATTTGAACGGGCCgggaacataaaataataatacgcacaCCCCCCGGACACCAACTTATTGCCCACCACTAACACTCACAATTctgataatttatatgatacttACTAGAATAGCTTGGTGTGTAGTGATGTAAATAGCTCAAACAGCAAGTGGCCGGAATTGCCGGGCAAATATACTGTTGAGCTATGTAATGCTTGTTATGtgagatgtatattattatgtataagtgtGTATATTGTGTAGGTGTGTGAACTTAAACTAATGGACAGATAGGTAACTTAATAAATGGTAACTAAAATGCAGTTATGGtaagaagtatataatataataataaataattacggcccttttggcccgacaataaaaaaatataaaatataattccctGTTCGGCACAACCTTtgattaacatataatattataccgctaaatatcaaatataatataatgtataatataattgtcgaCTTATTACCGATTGGACAcaaccaatataaaatataaataaataataacataaaactcACATTTTGTCGGTGCACGGCTGGCCAGCTatacagctatataataattacacacatGTCACACACGACACACTCacaaaacactaaaataaatataattaaagatgtGGTGATTAGCGccaaataagtaattataataaaaaatgtggcGATTTGCgcctataaaatgttatattttataacgatcgACGGCGATTCGCGCCTACTCGAAATATAATAGTACAGTGGCGATTCGCGCCttgcaaatttataataaaatgaacaccaattaaaaaaaaactcatacgtaagtatatattattttacgggtCTCAGCACAACAACGATGGTACAAGCGAGACTAATGGAATTACGGCGGCCGCGCTAATTATTCGCGTTCCAGCGAGCCGACGTCGGACGATAAGGCgtcattgcataatattatattatatattaataataatgtttatcatctgtatttaaattttaattaatattataggcaTCCTTTATTTTGtcgttgaaaaatataaaagtaaaatcaatCACATTCATGGGGTCTGCATAATAGTAGTAAAGATAAAAGAACTAtatttaggtacttacctaatatGAGTGAATTATGTATGTTACTTATTTAAGCAAATAGAAAACAAATGGCGACAAAATATAGTGatgtatctttatttatttttttggcaagtttttatttatttgataaaaaaatatgttatgtactGCTACGTGCTCTGACATCTCagaatagtaatagtaatatgtaataataataatgtcaacaCTTCAAAGACGACTAGTGATGGTTCATGACAATATAGCAAACGGTAATAAAACGGTTACTAAAACACCCGAATTATCTCGCGACTAGCGCCAAAAAATTACTAGGAAAGCGTTAAAAGATAACATAAAAAGAGCGAAATAGGTCTGAGAAGTCCAGCCTACCAAAAATACA encodes the following:
- the LOC132924381 gene encoding uncharacterized protein LOC132924381, translating into MSFVDDEKFNILSQDLLVYITHLEEAFNSIGESEEKIIIQEWLFMILEHLHDDLDEARIRNMALSQMLMDIENNKLRTPFNERPSCRSYTELVEWLKTALDQNATLEDGDDDEIEDVQEPENREMDVAEFDNLMSTDNRTYVAIRTLPNGGGIFGYIAISMGDDKDTQWLNCNGKPIATPVPYNLRVEQLQSDAQQESMCEETDAKQVWNVLRSRKSICLRNEFYDFYKTLYEDVQQEMVAEADTCVIRKCSHPFINKLLEYLVVDLKAIGVSDLQIFNKINLLSILKKQIKSVICQIEKRTDNLETAMQVSTISPIDLLPTKCCYSFISSTLWNELHQQRPGTKYINILSYQYPQYFLPKYFSVLVQQKKNILNNISRKYCKILDEMFEDLGASIMSNMMKYKDAHWEWHLAQEIVDAYNKEKTFKDSLCAVESSVDESTQSFLEVLLNEIDMSQQKLKATEKKNNQLVEQLFKIRNEILDKERMYTRVLIEFEEQINKLKKQINVEKRDIVIRDNTIAELRRKRKELLK